Proteins encoded together in one Thiovibrio frasassiensis window:
- the ftsH gene encoding ATP-dependent zinc metalloprotease FtsH produces MNSFYKNLSMWLVIGLTMILLFNLFNKPQPSVVEMSYSDFLTSVESGQISSVNIQGDEVTGKGSAGKDFKVVTPPADAELIPVLRKAKVDILVKQKEESPWYVTVLISWFPMLLLIGVWIFFMRQMQGGGGKAMSFGKSRARLLDKDQTKVTFADVAGIEEAKEELSEIIDFLKDPKKFTRLGGRIPKGVLLAGAPGTGKTLLAKAVAGEAEVPFYSISGSDFVEMFVGVGASRVRDLFIQGKKNAPCIIFIDEIDAVGRHRGAGLGGGHDEREQTLNQLLVEMDGFESNEGVIIISATNRPDVLDPALLRPGRFDRQVVVPVPDVKGREKILEVHGHKKAIADDINWEIIARGTPGFSGADLENMVNEAALLAARNDAEKITMVHMEQAKDKVMMGAERRSMIITEKEKEITAYHEAGHALVAMLLPGTDPIHKVTIIPRGRALGLTQQLPVDEKHTYARSFLQNNLCILLSGRVAEELIFGEITTGSGNDIERCTQLARKMVCEWGMSEKMGPMSYGKKEEQIFLGREISQHRDYSESTAIRIDEEVKTIVLTANDTVHQLLSENITVLRAIAEALLEKETIGLEDINLLMGRESKVASPAASPTATPAETPTETSPQE; encoded by the coding sequence TTGAATAGCTTTTATAAAAATTTATCCATGTGGCTGGTAATCGGCCTCACCATGATCCTGCTGTTCAACCTGTTCAACAAGCCGCAGCCATCCGTGGTGGAAATGAGCTACAGCGACTTCCTGACCAGCGTTGAATCCGGCCAGATTTCCTCGGTAAACATCCAGGGAGACGAAGTAACGGGCAAGGGCAGCGCGGGCAAGGACTTCAAGGTCGTCACCCCCCCTGCCGACGCCGAGCTTATCCCCGTCCTGCGCAAGGCCAAGGTCGATATCCTGGTCAAGCAGAAGGAAGAATCTCCCTGGTACGTCACGGTCCTGATCTCCTGGTTCCCCATGCTCCTCCTCATTGGCGTCTGGATCTTCTTCATGCGCCAGATGCAGGGCGGCGGCGGCAAGGCCATGAGCTTTGGCAAAAGCCGGGCCCGCTTACTGGACAAGGATCAAACCAAGGTCACCTTTGCCGATGTCGCAGGCATTGAAGAGGCCAAGGAAGAGCTTTCCGAGATCATCGATTTCCTGAAAGACCCAAAGAAATTCACCCGCTTGGGCGGTCGCATCCCCAAGGGCGTTTTGCTTGCCGGGGCACCGGGCACCGGAAAAACCCTTTTGGCCAAGGCCGTGGCCGGCGAGGCCGAAGTCCCCTTCTATTCCATCAGCGGCTCCGATTTTGTCGAGATGTTTGTCGGCGTTGGCGCAAGTCGGGTACGGGACCTCTTCATCCAGGGCAAGAAAAACGCCCCCTGCATCATCTTCATCGACGAGATCGATGCGGTGGGCCGCCACCGCGGCGCAGGGTTGGGCGGCGGGCATGATGAGCGGGAACAGACCTTAAACCAGCTTTTGGTTGAAATGGACGGCTTTGAATCCAACGAAGGGGTCATCATCATCTCGGCCACCAACCGTCCCGATGTCCTTGACCCTGCCCTGCTCCGCCCCGGCCGCTTTGACCGCCAGGTGGTGGTGCCGGTGCCGGATGTGAAGGGCAGAGAGAAGATCCTGGAAGTGCATGGCCATAAAAAGGCCATTGCCGACGATATCAACTGGGAGATTATTGCCCGTGGTACCCCCGGTTTTTCCGGAGCCGACCTGGAAAACATGGTGAACGAGGCCGCACTGCTTGCAGCCCGAAACGATGCGGAAAAAATCACCATGGTCCACATGGAGCAGGCCAAGGACAAGGTCATGATGGGGGCCGAACGCCGCAGCATGATCATCACCGAGAAGGAAAAGGAAATCACCGCCTACCACGAGGCAGGACACGCCCTGGTGGCCATGCTCCTGCCCGGCACCGATCCGATCCACAAGGTGACCATTATCCCCAGGGGCCGCGCCTTAGGTCTTACCCAGCAGCTGCCGGTGGATGAAAAACACACCTATGCCCGCTCCTTCCTCCAGAACAATCTCTGCATCCTGCTCAGCGGCAGGGTGGCGGAAGAGCTGATCTTTGGTGAAATAACCACCGGCAGCGGCAATGATATCGAACGCTGCACCCAACTGGCGCGAAAAATGGTTTGTGAGTGGGGCATGAGCGAGAAGATGGGTCCCATGTCCTACGGCAAAAAGGAAGAACAGATCTTCCTGGGCCGGGAAATTTCGCAACACCGTGACTACAGCGAATCAACCGCAATCCGGATTGACGAGGAGGTCAAGACCATTGTTCTGACGGCCAACGATACGGTCCATCAGCTGCTTTCGGAAAACATTACGGTTTTGCGGGCCATTGCCGAGGCTCTTCTTGAAAAGGAAACCATCGGCCTTGAGGATATCAATTTACTCATGGGACGTGAGAGCAAGGTTGCATCTCCGGCTGCATCTCCGACTGCAACTCCGGCTGAGACACCGACTGAGACTTCCCCGCAGGAATAA